A single genomic interval of Gammaproteobacteria bacterium harbors:
- a CDS encoding formylglycine-generating enzyme family protein, with protein MEPTARRRSRRYAVFLCTAFAFAPWGLAAAVDLAKCGRCHATPPIVAPAGPACASCHSAEQDLAHAASVVAEPAAGPEETPAGTAARAVRPAPDSTELLAGMSVPLYYEHTRIGTHPNEMAHIPAGRFTMGTDDRLPDEGPAHIVDLPAYDIDVYEVTNGQYKTFMEATGHRSPPQFENRTYPPGKIDHPVVGVTWNDASDYCTWAANACRATRSGRRPRAAPMHAATPGATSSACIARTRRCTGIRSGARAIPAQSAPSPTGRTPSGSTTCRAMCGNGPDPGTAHIRATRTRMKITANSTRH; from the coding sequence ATGGAACCCACTGCCAGGCGCCGTTCGCGGCGATACGCCGTATTCCTTTGCACCGCGTTCGCTTTTGCGCCGTGGGGGCTCGCGGCCGCGGTGGATCTCGCGAAGTGCGGACGCTGCCATGCGACGCCGCCGATTGTCGCGCCCGCGGGGCCGGCGTGCGCGAGCTGCCATTCCGCGGAGCAGGACCTTGCGCACGCGGCCTCCGTCGTAGCGGAGCCTGCGGCCGGTCCGGAGGAAACCCCGGCCGGCACAGCGGCGCGCGCGGTTCGGCCCGCGCCCGACAGCACCGAGCTGCTCGCCGGCATGAGCGTGCCGCTCTACTACGAACACACCCGCATCGGCACGCACCCGAACGAGATGGCCCATATCCCCGCCGGCAGGTTCACCATGGGCACCGACGACCGCCTGCCCGATGAGGGCCCCGCGCATATCGTCGATCTGCCGGCCTATGACATCGATGTCTACGAGGTGACGAACGGCCAGTACAAGACCTTCATGGAGGCAACCGGGCACCGTTCGCCGCCGCAGTTCGAGAACCGCACGTATCCGCCCGGCAAGATCGACCATCCTGTCGTCGGTGTGACCTGGAACGATGCGAGCGACTACTGCACCTGGGCGGCAAACGCCTGCCGAGCGACGCGGAGTGGGAGAAGGCCGCGCGCGGCACCGATGCACGCCGCTACCCCTGGGGCAACGAGTTCGGCATGCATCGCGCGAACACGCCGCTGTACTGGAATTCGCTCGGGCGCGAGGGCGATACCAGCCCAGTCGGCGCCTTCGCCGACGGGCAGAACGCCTTCGGGCTCTACGACATGTCGGGCAATGTGTGGGAATGGACCGGATCCTGGTACCGCGCATATCCGGGCAACACGCACCCGAATGAAAATTACGGCGAACTCTACAAGACACTGA
- a CDS encoding SOS response-associated peptidase, protein MCGRLNIAAPGPKLVEAFDIVRDIELFDALAPRYNVAPSQRIPAIRLDSGQRAACLLRWGLVPSWAKDEKIGYKMINARAETVAEKPAYRAAFKRHRCLIPATGFYEWQQSDGKQPYNIRRKDAAPFALAGLWEHWEREGMVIESCTIVVTEANDLMRRIHERMPVILHPKDYDLWLNPEVGDPERLLPLLIPYADEDLEMYPVSKMVNSPKNDRVELIEEMVEGGRV, encoded by the coding sequence ATGTGCGGACGGCTGAACATCGCGGCCCCGGGGCCGAAGCTGGTCGAGGCCTTCGATATCGTGCGCGATATCGAGCTGTTCGACGCGCTGGCGCCGCGCTACAACGTGGCGCCGTCGCAGCGCATCCCCGCGATCCGTCTGGACAGCGGGCAGCGCGCAGCCTGCCTGCTGCGCTGGGGGCTGGTCCCCTCCTGGGCGAAGGACGAGAAGATCGGTTACAAGATGATCAATGCGCGCGCCGAGACCGTGGCCGAGAAGCCTGCCTACCGCGCCGCCTTCAAGCGTCACCGCTGCCTGATCCCCGCGACCGGTTTCTATGAATGGCAGCAGTCCGACGGCAAGCAGCCCTACAACATTCGTCGTAAGGATGCTGCGCCGTTCGCGCTAGCCGGTTTGTGGGAGCACTGGGAGCGTGAGGGGATGGTGATCGAGTCCTGCACCATCGTCGTAACCGAAGCGAATGATTTGATGCGACGAATTCATGAGCGCATGCCGGTGATCCTGCACCCGAAGGATTATGACCTGTGGCTTAACCCGGAGGTTGGGGACCCGGAACGGCTACTACCTTTGCTCATCCCCTATGCGGACGAGGACCTGGAGATGTATCCGGTGTCGAAGATGGTGAACAGTCCGAAGAACGATCGGGTGGAATTGATCGAGGAGATGGTTGAGGGGGGAAGGGTTTGA
- a CDS encoding RES family NAD+ phosphorylase — protein MTDWNGVLAAAPPVPLAGTLQRLVESQEQVATNQLVASLARQSVLEEMLERTKPRLRPGTESLHYLLSTPFRYPPLKFGSRFGRRSEPSLFYGSRETRTALAEAAYYRFVFWYGMTVPPPGKLDTQHTLFGVDYKTERGLQLQHAPFAEHAAMLTHTSDYSSSQALGATMREAGIEAFEYTSARDPQHGINVALFTPAALASPRPLFQDAWLCELSGHHVRFNAVHSPEGYDFPVEVFRVNGSLPWPG, from the coding sequence ATGACCGACTGGAACGGCGTACTCGCCGCCGCGCCGCCTGTCCCGCTCGCGGGCACGCTGCAGCGCCTGGTGGAAAGCCAGGAGCAGGTCGCCACCAATCAACTGGTCGCCTCGCTCGCGCGCCAGTCCGTGCTGGAAGAAATGCTCGAGCGCACCAAGCCGCGGCTGCGGCCGGGCACGGAGTCGCTGCATTACCTGCTGTCCACGCCGTTCCGCTATCCGCCGCTGAAATTCGGTTCGCGCTTCGGCCGGCGCAGCGAGCCCAGCCTGTTCTACGGCTCGCGCGAGACGCGCACGGCGCTGGCCGAGGCGGCCTATTACCGCTTCGTGTTCTGGTACGGCATGACCGTGCCGCCGCCGGGCAAGCTCGACACCCAGCACACGCTGTTCGGCGTCGACTACAAGACCGAGCGCGGCCTGCAACTGCAGCATGCGCCCTTTGCCGAACACGCCGCAATGCTGACCCACACCAGCGACTACAGCAGCAGCCAGGCACTCGGCGCGACTATGCGCGAAGCCGGCATCGAGGCCTTCGAATACACCTCCGCCCGCGACCCGCAGCACGGCATCAACGTCGCGCTGTTCACGCCCGCGGCGCTGGCCAGCCCCCGGCCGTTGTTCCAGGACGCCTGGCTGTGCGAACTCTCCGGCCACCACGTCCGCTTCAACGCCGTCCACAGCCCGGAGGGCTACGACTTTCCGGTGGAAGTGTTTCGCGTCAACGGTTCATTGCCCTGGCCCGGCTGA
- a CDS encoding BrnA antitoxin family protein, which yields MERSGIRGIHHRITIRLDADIIEHFKSVVHGAGGGNYQTLINDALREHIKAHDKSLEKVLRKVIREELKKAG from the coding sequence ATGGAGCGCAGCGGAATCCGGGGAATTCATCATCGCATCACTATCCGACTCGATGCCGACATCATCGAGCATTTCAAAAGTGTTGTTCACGGCGCCGGGGGCGGCAACTACCAGACCCTGATCAATGACGCCCTGAGGGAACACATCAAGGCGCATGATAAATCGCTGGAAAAAGTACTGCGCAAGGTGATACGGGAAGAGCTCAAGAAGGCAGGGTGA
- a CDS encoding type II toxin-antitoxin system RelE/ParE family toxin, with protein MIRSFRDPEVEALFGDQDVPRFQAIERVARRKLLYLNRAKLLQDLRLPPGNRFEVLKGDRAGQYSIRINDQWRICFRWKDGDACDVEIVDYH; from the coding sequence ATGATCCGCTCATTCCGCGACCCGGAAGTTGAGGCGCTGTTCGGGGATCAGGATGTGCCGCGCTTCCAGGCGATTGAGCGTGTTGCACGCCGCAAGCTCCTGTATTTGAACCGGGCGAAACTGCTTCAGGATCTGCGGCTACCACCCGGTAACCGCTTTGAGGTGCTGAAAGGCGATCGCGCGGGACAATACAGCATACGTATCAATGACCAATGGCGGATTTGCTTTCGCTGGAAAGACGGCGACGCCTGCGATGTCGAGATCGTAGATTACCATTGA
- a CDS encoding DEAD/DEAH box helicase family protein → MPAPEQQARETIDRLLTQAGWVVCDVDKAHITAHRGVAIREFPLKTGHGEADYLLYVDGKAAGVIEAKKEGLTLTGVEIQSAKYTQGLPDGLPAWKKPLPFAYQSTGVETRFTNGLDPQPRSRPVFAFHKPETLADWLTDAGGDGMGEAAYPKAADTRNVYATSGRGQTSSLSPGSSPVTGDGIEFRPHTSTFLSRLQHIPALETHGLWPAQITAINNLEQSLKENRPRALIQMATGSGKTFTAISFIYRLIKFAGAKRVLFLVDRGNLGDQTLKEFQQYASPYNNFKFTEEYIVQRLQGNTLDTTARVCICTIQRMYSMLKGRDLPEDLEEESIDKLGSLFKQPEPIEYNPNIPIESFDIIVTDECHRSIYNLWAQVLEYFDAYLIGLTATPSKQTFGFFHQNLVMEYNHEMAVADGVNVNYDVYRIRTVITEQGSKVEAGYSVQVQERDTRKKRWEQLDDDFSYDPNQLDRDVVAPDQIRTIVRTFRDKLFTEIFPGRTWVPKTLIFAKDDAHAENIVEIVREEFGKGNDFAQKITYRTTGAKPKDLINEFRTSPMPRIAVTVDMIATGTDIKAVEIVLFMRAVKSRAFFEQMKGRGVRVMKADDLQSVTPDAKAKDHFVIVDAVGVCEQDKTDSRPMEQKPTVSFEKLMQAVAFGNTEDDVLTSLAGRLARMEHRISKDDDKRIRQASGGLGLKDLAHRIVQSLNPDALDENVPWVENVAWAEQREAREPVPQAPNREAQRNTIVQDAVKPLHDPALRQLLIDLKAKSEITIDHVSPDEVLFAGFSEEALARAKGLVQSFEQFIKDHKDEITALQVLYSRPYKHRLTFEAVKELADAIEKPPYLWNESQLWNAYAALEKSKVKGASGKRILTDLVSLVRFAIHQDNELIPFPERVNANFNAWLATQGRQSRAGGNPEPFTADQMKWLEMIRDHIAANLGIEPDDFNYAPFIQQGGLGKVHQLFGDKLNAIIEDLNETLAA, encoded by the coding sequence GTGCCCGCACCGGAACAACAAGCACGCGAGACCATCGACCGGCTGCTTACGCAGGCCGGCTGGGTTGTGTGCGACGTTGATAAGGCGCATATCACCGCGCATCGCGGCGTGGCGATTCGGGAGTTCCCGCTCAAGACGGGACACGGCGAGGCGGACTATCTGCTTTACGTCGATGGCAAGGCGGCCGGCGTCATCGAAGCCAAGAAGGAAGGCCTCACGTTAACTGGCGTCGAAATCCAATCCGCGAAATACACCCAGGGACTCCCGGACGGATTGCCTGCGTGGAAGAAGCCGCTGCCGTTCGCATACCAGTCCACCGGCGTCGAAACCCGCTTCACCAATGGCCTCGATCCGCAACCGCGTTCGCGCCCGGTGTTTGCCTTCCACAAGCCAGAGACACTGGCCGATTGGTTGACTGATGCCGGCGGAGATGGAATGGGAGAAGCGGCCTATCCTAAGGCCGCCGATACGCGCAACGTTTACGCCACTTCAGGTAGGGGACAGACTTCCAGTCTGTCCCCGGGCTCATCGCCTGTTACCGGGGACGGAATTGAATTCCGTCCCCATACGAGCACCTTCCTCTCCCGCCTCCAGCACATACCCGCGCTGGAGACGCACGGCCTCTGGCCCGCGCAGATCACGGCGATCAACAACCTCGAACAATCCCTGAAGGAAAACCGCCCCCGCGCCCTGATCCAAATGGCCACCGGCTCTGGCAAGACCTTCACCGCCATCAGCTTCATCTACCGCCTGATCAAATTCGCCGGCGCGAAACGGGTGCTGTTCCTGGTCGACCGCGGCAACCTCGGCGACCAGACGCTGAAGGAATTCCAGCAATACGCCTCGCCCTACAACAACTTCAAGTTCACCGAGGAGTACATCGTCCAGCGCCTGCAAGGCAACACGCTCGACACCACTGCGCGCGTCTGCATCTGCACCATCCAGCGCATGTACTCCATGCTCAAGGGCCGGGACCTGCCCGAAGACCTCGAAGAAGAATCCATCGACAAGCTCGGCAGCCTGTTCAAACAGCCCGAGCCCATCGAGTACAACCCAAACATCCCAATAGAGAGCTTCGACATCATCGTCACCGACGAATGCCACCGCTCCATCTACAACCTCTGGGCACAGGTGCTGGAGTACTTCGATGCCTACCTCATCGGCCTCACCGCCACGCCCAGCAAGCAGACCTTCGGCTTCTTCCATCAGAACCTGGTGATGGAATACAACCACGAAATGGCCGTGGCCGACGGCGTCAACGTCAACTACGACGTCTACCGCATCCGCACCGTCATCACTGAACAGGGCTCAAAGGTGGAGGCCGGCTACTCGGTGCAGGTGCAGGAGCGCGACACGCGCAAGAAGCGCTGGGAACAGCTCGACGACGACTTCAGCTACGATCCCAACCAGCTCGACCGCGACGTGGTCGCCCCGGACCAGATCCGCACCATCGTCCGCACCTTCCGCGACAAGCTGTTCACCGAAATCTTTCCCGGCCGCACCTGGGTGCCCAAGACCCTCATCTTCGCCAAGGACGACGCCCACGCCGAAAACATCGTCGAGATCGTGCGCGAGGAATTCGGCAAGGGCAACGACTTCGCCCAGAAGATCACCTACCGCACCACCGGCGCGAAACCGAAAGACCTCATCAACGAATTCCGCACCAGCCCCATGCCGCGCATCGCCGTCACAGTCGACATGATCGCCACCGGCACCGACATCAAGGCGGTGGAGATCGTCCTGTTCATGCGCGCCGTCAAATCCCGCGCCTTCTTCGAGCAGATGAAAGGCCGCGGCGTGCGCGTCATGAAGGCCGACGACCTGCAAAGCGTCACCCCCGACGCCAAGGCCAAGGACCACTTCGTCATCGTCGACGCCGTCGGCGTCTGCGAGCAGGACAAGACCGACTCCCGCCCGATGGAGCAGAAGCCCACCGTCAGCTTCGAAAAACTCATGCAGGCCGTCGCCTTCGGCAACACCGAAGACGACGTGCTCACCTCCCTCGCCGGTCGCCTCGCCAGAATGGAACACCGCATCAGCAAGGATGACGACAAACGCATCCGCCAGGCCAGCGGCGGACTGGGCCTCAAAGACCTCGCCCACCGCATCGTTCAATCCCTGAACCCCGATGCCCTCGACGAAAATGTACCCTGGGTTGAGAATGTAGCCTGGGCTGAGCAACGCGAAGCCCGGGAGCCCGTGCCGCAGGCACCCAACCGCGAAGCGCAACGCAACACCATCGTGCAAGACGCCGTCAAACCCCTCCACGATCCGGCGTTGCGCCAACTGCTCATCGACCTGAAAGCCAAATCCGAAATTACCATCGACCACGTCAGCCCCGACGAAGTCCTTTTCGCCGGTTTCTCGGAGGAAGCCCTGGCCCGCGCCAAAGGCCTGGTCCAGTCCTTCGAGCAATTCATCAAGGACCACAAAGACGAAATCACCGCCTTGCAGGTGCTCTACAGCCGGCCCTACAAACACCGCCTCACCTTCGAGGCCGTCAAAGAACTCGCCGACGCCATCGAGAAGCCGCCCTACCTGTGGAACGAATCCCAGCTCTGGAACGCCTATGCCGCGCTGGAGAAATCGAAGGTCAAAGGCGCCAGCGGAAAGCGCATCCTCACCGACCTCGTCTCGCTCGTGCGCTTCGCCATCCACCAGGACAACGAACTCATCCCGTTCCCCGAGCGCGTCAACGCCAACTTCAACGCATGGCTTGCTACCCAAGGTCGTCAGTCCCGCGCAGGCGGGAATCCAGAGCCTTTCACAGCTGACCAAATGAAATGGCTCGAAATGATCCGCGACCACATCGCCGCGAACCTCGGCATCGAGCCGGACGACTTCAACTACGCGCCGTTTATCCAGCAGGGCGGACTCGGCAAGGTACACCAACTGTTCGGCGACAAGCTGAACGCCATTATTGAAGACCTGAACGAGACCCTGGCCGCATGA
- a CDS encoding restriction endonuclease subunit S, whose protein sequence is MLFPSGWTLATIDDLVEDGGVFIDGDWVESKDQDPEGDVRLIQLADIGDGEYRDKSERFLTHAKAVELGCTFLKKGDVLIARMPDPLGRACIFPGDAKSAVTVVDVAIVRSAAGEFDHRWLMYFVNAPAFRSAVASMQSGSTRKRISRGNLAKIALPVPPLDEQKRIVAEIEKQFSRLDEAVANLKRVKANLKRYKAAVLKAAVEGRLVVDGATLVISKWDRKPIGVAIESLDQGWSPQCESESTQRDDDWAVIKTTAVQPLQYLEAENKRLPDQLKPRVHLELVPGDLLITRAGPRSRVGVACLVKTTRPRIMLCDKVYRLRTKQNVALPAFLELVLNSPEVVDALNELKTGISDSGVNLTQRRFKELLVPIPSIKEQEHTLAEVELRLSIVREVESQVDTNSLRAYRLRQSILKASFSGEMTGAI, encoded by the coding sequence ATACTCTTCCCTTCGGGCTGGACGCTTGCCACAATAGATGACCTTGTTGAAGATGGTGGAGTATTCATAGACGGAGATTGGGTTGAAAGCAAAGACCAAGATCCGGAAGGTGACGTCCGCTTAATTCAGCTTGCCGACATTGGCGATGGGGAGTATCGGGATAAATCCGAACGCTTCCTAACGCATGCCAAGGCTGTTGAGCTTGGATGTACCTTTCTAAAGAAAGGCGACGTCTTAATAGCGCGCATGCCCGATCCATTAGGGCGCGCATGTATATTTCCAGGAGACGCGAAGTCCGCCGTAACTGTTGTAGATGTTGCGATCGTTCGCTCCGCAGCAGGCGAGTTTGATCATCGTTGGCTAATGTATTTCGTAAACGCCCCTGCGTTCCGGTCTGCGGTTGCCTCAATGCAGAGTGGTAGCACGCGAAAAAGAATCTCGCGTGGCAATCTGGCAAAGATTGCACTGCCGGTACCACCCCTCGACGAACAAAAACGCATCGTCGCCGAAATCGAAAAACAATTCTCCCGCCTCGACGAAGCCGTCGCCAACCTCAAGCGCGTCAAGGCCAACCTCAAGCGCTACAAAGCCGCCGTCCTCAAAGCCGCCGTCGAAGGCCGCCTCGTCGTGGATGGCGCTACATTGGTCATATCGAAATGGGATCGAAAACCAATAGGCGTCGCTATTGAATCTCTTGACCAGGGATGGAGCCCGCAGTGTGAAAGCGAATCAACTCAAAGAGACGATGATTGGGCAGTAATAAAGACAACAGCCGTGCAACCACTTCAATATCTTGAAGCCGAGAACAAGAGACTACCTGATCAATTGAAGCCAAGAGTACACCTTGAACTTGTGCCGGGAGATTTGTTGATAACACGCGCAGGACCTCGCTCGCGGGTCGGCGTAGCCTGCTTGGTTAAGACAACAAGGCCCCGGATCATGCTGTGTGACAAGGTGTATCGACTGCGCACTAAGCAGAATGTCGCTTTGCCTGCATTTTTGGAGCTGGTTCTCAATTCGCCAGAAGTGGTCGACGCGCTCAATGAATTGAAAACAGGAATTAGCGACAGTGGCGTAAATCTAACGCAAAGACGCTTTAAAGAATTATTGGTGCCAATCCCATCGATTAAAGAGCAAGAGCACACATTAGCGGAAGTTGAGCTCCGCTTGTCCATAGTCCGCGAAGTGGAGTCTCAAGTCGATACTAATAGTCTTCGCGCATATCGCCTTCGCCAATCTATCCTGAAGGCATCTTTTTCTGGAGAGATGACAGGAGCAATATAA
- a CDS encoding HigA family addiction module antidote protein, protein MPAKKKLLDPIHPGEVLREEFMKPLDISINRLARDIVVPPGRISAIVNGSRAITADTALRLGRYFSVSPETWMGLQADYDLRVAQRTVGAEVERRVHPYAA, encoded by the coding sequence ATGCCCGCCAAGAAAAAACTGCTCGATCCCATCCACCCCGGCGAAGTCCTGCGCGAGGAATTCATGAAGCCGCTGGACATCAGCATCAATCGCCTCGCGCGCGACATCGTCGTGCCGCCGGGTCGCATCAGCGCGATCGTCAACGGATCCCGCGCCATTACCGCCGACACCGCACTGCGCCTCGGCCGCTACTTCAGCGTCTCGCCCGAGACATGGATGGGATTGCAGGCTGACTACGACCTGCGCGTGGCCCAGCGCACCGTCGGCGCCGAGGTGGAACGGCGCGTCCATCCCTACGCGGCCTGA
- a CDS encoding nucleotidyl transferase AbiEii/AbiGii toxin family protein: protein MIELIQRRLNDYQAASPVEEDQAIKEILQEIALYALWRAGFFEVAAFQGGTSLRILHKLPRFSEDLDFILKVPDPDFEWIAYLQPLLDGLREFGLRTEVLDKGHMDQNIRKAVLKDDSISNQLALSFYRSPAGKKLNIKLEVDINPPEGSGFEYSYLDFPLDFEVCHQDLGSNFALKLHALLCRPYLKGRDWYDFNWYVKRGVPPNLTHLQAALRQYGPWAGETVAVGSAWLRNALLEKVAAIVWRDAAADVERFLNAAERQGLELWSERFFRTKVESLPE, encoded by the coding sequence ATGATTGAGTTGATCCAACGACGACTGAACGACTATCAGGCCGCCAGTCCCGTGGAAGAGGATCAGGCGATCAAGGAGATCCTGCAGGAGATCGCGCTATACGCGCTGTGGCGGGCGGGTTTCTTTGAAGTGGCCGCGTTTCAGGGCGGCACTAGCCTGCGCATCCTGCACAAGCTCCCGCGTTTCTCCGAGGATCTGGATTTCATCCTGAAAGTCCCCGATCCCGATTTTGAGTGGATAGCCTATTTGCAACCGCTGCTGGATGGTCTGCGGGAGTTTGGCCTCAGAACCGAGGTGCTGGACAAGGGACACATGGACCAGAACATCCGGAAGGCGGTTCTGAAGGATGACTCCATCAGCAATCAGTTGGCCTTGAGCTTTTACCGGAGTCCCGCTGGAAAGAAGCTCAACATCAAGCTGGAGGTCGACATCAATCCTCCGGAAGGATCAGGCTTCGAATATTCCTATCTCGATTTCCCGCTCGATTTCGAAGTATGCCATCAGGACCTCGGCAGCAATTTCGCGCTGAAGCTTCATGCCCTGCTCTGCCGGCCTTACCTGAAAGGACGCGACTGGTACGATTTCAACTGGTATGTGAAGCGGGGCGTACCACCCAATCTCACACACCTGCAGGCCGCACTGCGACAATACGGGCCTTGGGCCGGAGAAACGGTTGCGGTTGGCAGCGCCTGGCTACGAAATGCCTTGTTGGAAAAAGTGGCCGCCATTGTCTGGCGGGACGCCGCCGCGGATGTCGAGCGGTTTCTCAATGCAGCGGAGAGACAAGGTCTGGAACTATGGAGCGAGCGCTTTTTCCGGACGAAGGTTGAGAGCCTGCCAGAGTAA
- a CDS encoding ORF6N domain-containing protein, translating to MENGKDANPGRQIEDRIYTVRGKRVMLDADLARLYGVTTKRLNEQIRRNVDRFPEDFAFQLTNHEFADLRSQNATSNDPLHGRGGRRYQPWVFTEHGAIMAASVLNTPRAVEVSVFVVRAFVKLRELTMAHKEIRQKLSELERKLSGHDQAIAGLIHAIRELMTPPEPKKKRPIGFGPWSERT from the coding sequence ATGGAAAACGGCAAGGATGCCAATCCGGGCAGACAGATTGAAGACCGGATATATACCGTACGCGGCAAGCGGGTCATGCTGGATGCGGACTTGGCCAGGTTATACGGCGTGACGACCAAGCGACTCAACGAACAGATTCGACGCAACGTCGATCGTTTCCCGGAGGATTTCGCGTTTCAATTGACTAATCATGAGTTTGCGGATTTGAGGTCGCAAAATGCGACCTCAAACGACCCGCTTCACGGCCGTGGCGGGCGGCGCTATCAGCCGTGGGTATTCACTGAGCACGGCGCCATAATGGCGGCCTCCGTGCTCAATACGCCCCGGGCGGTCGAGGTCAGCGTGTTCGTGGTGCGCGCTTTCGTAAAGCTGCGTGAGCTGACCATGGCCCACAAGGAGATTCGCCAGAAGCTGAGCGAGTTGGAACGCAAGCTGTCAGGGCATGATCAGGCCATCGCCGGTCTGATACATGCCATCCGGGAACTGATGACTCCGCCGGAACCGAAGAAGAAACGACCTATCGGTTTCGGGCCGTGGTCCGAGAGAACATGA